The Punica granatum isolate Tunisia-2019 chromosome 4, ASM765513v2, whole genome shotgun sequence genome has a window encoding:
- the LOC116204816 gene encoding dynamin-related protein 5A-like has product MENLITLVNKLQRACTALGDHGEESALPTLWDSLPAIAVVGGQSSGKSSVLESIVGKDFLPRGSGIVTRRPLVLQLHRIDEGREYAEFMHLPRKRFTDFAAVRQEISDETDRETGRSKQISSVPIHLSIFSPNVVNLTLVDLPGLTKVAVEGQQESIVQDIENMVRAYIEKPNCIILAISPANQDLATSDAIKISREVDPKGERTFGVLTKIDLMDKGTDAVDILEGRAYKLQYPWIGVVNRSQADINKSVDMIAARKREREYFSSSPEYRHLASRMGSEYLGKVLSKHLETVIKSRIPGLQSLINKTIIELETELSRLGKPVATDTGGKLYMIMEISRGFDQIFREHLDGTRSGGDKIYGVFDNQLPAALKRLQFDKNLSMDNVRKLITEADGYQPHLIAPEQGYRRLIESSLGTIKGPAEAAVDAVHAILKELVHKSISETVELKQYPTLRAEVANAACESLDRMKEESKRATLQLVDMECGYLTVEFFRKLPQDIEKGGNPSHSIFDRYNDAYLRRVGTTVLAYINMVCASLRNAIPKSIVYCQVREAKRSLLDYFFAELGKKETKQLSSLLDEDPTIMQRRTSLAKRLELYRSAQAEIEAVAWAK; this is encoded by the exons ATGGAGAATTTGATAACATTGGTGAACAAGCTGCAGAGAGCTTGTACTGCCCTCGGCGACCATGGAGAAGAGAGCGCTCTCCCCACCCTCTGGGATTCCTTGCCCGCCATCGCTGTCGTTGGTGGACAG AGCTCTGGGAAGTCTTCAGTTCTGGAAAGTATTGTTGGAAAGGATTTCTTGCCTCGTGGGTCAG GGATCGTGACTCGGCGCCCTCTCGTATTGCAGCTCCACAGAATCGATGAAGGAAGAGAATATGCTGAGTTCATGCACCTTCCCAGGAAGAGGTTCACTGATTTTG ctgctgtcagaCAAGAAATCTCTGATGAGACTGATCGAGAGACCGGCCGATCCAAACAAATTTCAAGTGTTCCGATTCATCTCAGCATTTTCTCCCCTAAtg TGGTGAACCTGACCTTGGTCGACCTTCCTGGGCTCACAAAAGTAGCAGTTG AGGGTCAACAGGAGAGCATTGTCCAAGATATCGAGAATATGGTTCGAGCCTATATTGAAAAG CCCAACTGCATTATTCTGGCTATATCTCCTGCCAATCAAGATCTTGCTACCTCCGATGCAATTAAGATCTCCCGAGAAGTAGATCCTAAAG GTGAGAGGACATTTGGAGTTTTGACAAAGATTGATCTTATGGACAAGGGCACTGATGCAGTTGAT ATCCTGGAGGGAAGAGCATATAAGCTCCAATATCCTTGGATTGGCGTTGTCAATCGATCTCAAGCTGATATTAACAAAAGCGTTGACATGATTGCTGCtcggaaaagagagagagaatatttTTCTAGTAGCCCGGAGTATCGACATCTCGCTAGCAGGATGGGATCTGAGTATCTAGGGAAGGTTCTTTCTAAG CATTTGGAAACTGTCATCAAGTCAAGGATTCCAGGCCTTCAATCTCTTATCAACAAGACCATCATTGAATTAGAGACGGAATTGAGCCGTCTCGGGAAGCCTGTTGCCACTGATACCGGA GGAAAGCTCTACATGATAATGGAAATCAGCCGTGGTTTTGACCAAATATTCAGAGAACATCTTGATGGGAC CCGCTCGGGAGGTGATAAAATATATGGCGTCTTTGATAACCAACTTCCCGCTGCACTAAAGAGACTGCAATTCGACAAGAATCTTTCAATGGATAATGTGCGGAAGCTTATAACTGAAGCTGATGGTTATCAACCACATCTTATAGCTCCAGAGCAAGGATACAGACGCCTTATTGAATCTTCATTAGGTACTATCAAAGGTCCTGCCGAGGCTGCTGTCGATGCG GTTCATGCAATATTAAAGGAATTGGTCCATAAGTCTATCAGCGAGACAGTG GAACTAAAGCAGTATCCCACCCTGAGAGCAGAAGTTGCCAATGCAGCTTGTGAATCATTGGACAGGATGAAAGAAGAGAGCAAGAGAGCAACGCTACAGCTAGTGGACATGGAGTGCGGTTACCTAACTGTTGAGTTCTTCAGGAAGCTTCCCCAAGACATTGAGAAGGGTGGAAATCCTTCCCATTCCATTTTCGATAGATACAATGATGCTTACCTCCGGCGTGTTG GGACTACCGTGCTCGCCTATATCAACATGGTTTGTGCAAGCCTGCGCAATGCCATACCCAAGTCCATTGTTTATTGTCAAGTCCGTGAAGCCAAACGCAGCTTATTGGACTATTTCTTTGCAGAGCTGGGTAAGAAAGAG ACAAAACAATTGTCCTCGTTGCTTGATGAAGATCCCACAATTATGCAGCGCCGAACGTCCCTTGCAAAGAGGTTGGAGCTGTACAGAAGTGCACAAGCAGAAATCGAGGCGGTTGCTTGGGCAAAGTAA
- the LOC116204817 gene encoding cytochrome b561 and DOMON domain-containing protein At3g61750 — MGDPGSKPVSASRLIVSICLLILALERQILAATDENAGTYPGDLEACKTDLTSFLPPPYQNMSYPSCMSVWNNFILRYYQSKDDLLTIVLSAEYTTGWVGIGFSRDGFMVGSSAMVGWFNKKGQAKVMQYYLQGTVPSQVMPGKGELPLSGVPAALALHGASIYLAFQLKLTKPLLRQPIILAFGFTYPKHHRLTHHDDKTTIIINFNAGSMSFAAKGMSSRKKSHGILGMLAWGLILPTGAIVARYFRHKDPLWYYLHTVIQLVGFIIGLGAAVLGVQLYNEFHPDIAAHRGIGIFILVLTILQVLAFFLRPNKDSKIRKYWNWYHNWFGRLALFFGAVNIVLGIQVGGAGSQWKIGYGFLVGTIMASVTVLEALLWMRSSGKADLSSAFQMNPVDQAPPSTFIKG; from the exons ATGGGAGATCCAGGATCCAAGCCAGTCTCAGCTTCGAGACTCATCGTCAGTATTTGCCTCCTAATCCTTGCTCTGGAACGCCAGATACTTGCAGCGACAGACGAGAATGCAGGGACATACCCAGGAGACCTGGAAGCTTGCAAGACCGATCTcacaagctttctccctccaCCCTACCAGAACATGTCCTACCCATCTTGCATGTCCGTCTGGAACAACTTTATTTTGCGG TACTACCAGAGTAAGGATGACTTACTCACTATTGTGTTATCTGCGGAATACACCACTGGGTGGGTCGGGATCGGATTCTCCAGGGACGGATTCATGGTGGGCTCCAGTGCAATGGTAGGATGGTTCAATAAGAAAGGTCAAGCCAAGGTGATGCAGTACTACTTGCAAGGAACTGTACCATCACAAGTCATGCCTGGGAAGGGAGAACTGCCACTTAGTGGCGTTCCTGCTGCACTTGCTCTCCACGGGGCTTCAATTTACTTGGCATTTCAGCTGAAGCTCACCAAACCCCTTCTTAGGCAACCAATTATTTTGGCCTTCGGGTTTACATACCCGAAACACCATAGGTTAACCCATCACGATGATAAAACAACAATAATCATCAACTTCAATGCAG GTTCCATGTCTTTTGCTGCAAAAGGCATGAGCTCAAGAAAGAAAAGCCATGGAATATTGGGCATGCTAGCATGGGGCCTGATTCTTCCCACGGGGGCAATAGTTGCTAGATACTTCAGGCATAAAGATCCCCTTTGGTATTATCTACACACAGTCATTCAACTTGTGGGATTCATAATTGGACTTGGAGCTGCAGTGCTCGGAGTTCAGCTTTACAATGAATTTCATCCCGACATTGCAGCACACAGAGGAATTGGAATTTTCATCCTCGTGCTCACTATTCTTCAG GTATTAGCCTTCTTTCTACGGCCTAACAAGGATTCCAAAATTCGCAAGTACTGGAATTGGTACCACAACTGGTTTGGAAGACTTGCCCTCTTCTTTGGAGCTGTAAATATAGTGTTGGGTATCCAAGTAGGAGGAGCAGGTAGTCAATGGAAGATAGGCTATGGCTTTCTTGTTGGCACAATAATGGCCAGTGTAACTGTTCTTGAAGCATTACTATGGATGAGGAGTTCCGGCAAGGCCGATTTATCATCAGCCTTCCAGATGAATCCTGTTGATCAGGCTCCGCCAAGTACTTTTATCAAAG GTTGA